TAAATTACGTTAACGCCCAAGTTCATCTTGTTTTTGTACTATAACTAATGTAAAACCAAACAGCATTTTAAATACTGCTCTATGTTCATACCCGTTTTCCTAAGCATTAatattgtaaatgtatgtatgtgcaatAGTTTTCTGTGTGTTGAGTGAGCAGAGaacagaaaatatgttgaaagctttgtcatgttgttgattgttCTTTATGAGCAACCATTGTGCCCAGCTTTCCCTGTGTATATGCTTATAATTGTTCTCTTTGTACTGTGTGAACGGAGATCGCCAATATTTACTAATAGTCTGTTTATTCTAAAGTAAATAAGGCCACCAGCCCATTTTACATGTGAGAGTATAAAATCAATCATATTACCTTTAGAGCGCCAGTTGAATTGAGCGTTATAGTTAATgaatacatacataagtacaggTTATTAACTTAACTTAAGTAAAGTAAAGTGAAGTAAAGTATGAGGAAACACATACTTAACGAGACAGTCAATAATGGTCAATGTATTGTCACTACGATGAATAGTATACGTAGTTATTATGGGCAGGTCGCATGTGATCTCATGTTAAAGCTCAGTATGGTCTAACCATTAAGGCTCTATTCTGGGGTAGGATGCATTAATATATGTCaatatgtttctatttttgTGCACACCTTTCGGGTAGCCGTGGAAGGTTGCCAAATAGTTACCTGTTGTATGTCATGTTAATTGTGAATTTTACTGTCCGACGCTGTACATATTGTTTAATGTTAACATTATTTTTAGCGTGTTATTTGGCAATGTGTAATTTGGCAATGACATATCTTTTGGTTCCACAACCAACATCATGCATATAATTTCATGTGATTATAATTTCCCTTGAGAATTCATGATGTCGTTTAATTTACATGTGTAAATGTTAGACTACAAAAATTAATTGTGATAAACTAATTGTGATACCTATGCAAAACATTatgaaatgtgtaaatgtttCTAAGAATGTTATGTGTGTTTCAGAGCTGATGTATAACTAAGGAATTATCTGATTCCTTATAAAACTTGGCAATTTGACCATTTCAAACGAACTGACTGCCCCTGTGGTTAAACATATGTTTTGGCAAGAAAGATCGAAAATCGATACAGAATTCAGGTGCTTGTTTTAACACTACATTGAATTCTTGGAAAATGGCTCCCGACATATACGAAATCGTTAGTGGGATCCAAAATGACACAGGGCGCAGAGGCTGATCAATGTCTGAAACGATGTCGACCAATTCCCGATTAAAATCGTAGTAATTCTTGGATACCTATCGACGACCGGTGGAAACTGACTAAAGGAATACAACTTTGCAAGATGGTGCCATTCGTGTACAAGGAAACATCTTACCTGTTTCTTCCTTTCGCCGCTGTGACATGATGTGTATACGTTCATGTTGGATTAGTAGAGACTCGATACGCAGGCCCGCCTTCACAACCGGGGAATCTTCATCAAGGAATGGAGCTCGTAGTTCATCCTCACTTCTATAGTATCCAGAATAGTTGGCTGCCTCGTACTCACGCTGAATGAAAGAAGATATTTACCTCTAACGAGGGACAAACTGTACTGCAAACGGTGAACATGTTTCAGATTATCAAATTTTGGAATAAACCCCTAATAATCCCCGAGGTTTCATTCAAATATGTCTCTTATTTGGTTTAAAAGGTACATTTACATACACATCTTGTGAACGCTTCTTCTTTTTTAAATAGCCTCACATTCGGACAGCTGCCTATTTCAGCTGTGTGACGGCggagtgtaaataatcaagtctggacaagataatccagtgattgacagcctGATCATATATGCAACTGGGACATGTTAAGATGCATTAAGTCGATGAACCCGTTGGTTGTCTCTGTTACGACTAACATGGGTTGATGATGACAAGTTATAACTCCGTTTCTAACAGCTTAACATTTAGGAAACAAAATCTTGTCATCCATTACGTCCACGAACGTCAGGTTTTCGATCACATCACAACAATCTCGAGGAATGGGAAATTCCCAGGTCGTGCATGCGTCACATGACATAGTATTCAACTCAAAATGTGCTGACAGCAACAATAACATATCGATGATATCCATGAAATATCAGGCACTGTAACAATCAGGTTGTCCATACGGTACCTCAAAATGAACATACTATATGCAAGGTGACTTACACTTTATCGTTTATGACTAAACAGTGGCGTCTCAACATTGCAACAATGGAATTCTCCTCCCATGTCAAAGAATACATACTCGCTGCTGACAGTTATTTTGAGGTGTAGCCAAGACAATCACTGTGCGTTCGTTTCATTTGAAGATCATCATTGATAATTGGATCATTGGTCACATGATGTTTGTTGTCTTTCAGTGGCACGTGACAACGAACACATTTGATCACAAACATTTCTCCGATGCAATGTTGTTTTTGACCACTTCAACACATAAGAATTGACGTGATGATCTTAAGCTCATTGCCAGTTGTAGattacgaaaacgtgatgtgtAGGTTGTACATATTCTCTTATAATTTAATGTAAATCAGAGTTATGGACAGCGAAGTTCAACATCTTACTGTACCTGTGTCACGTGCTGCATGTCCCTTAACAATCTCCACACTGTCGTCATAGCTACCCACAGGTTTTGTAAATGAACACTGCTTTCTCCATACTTCCTTTCTGTATCTTCAGCAGGAACAACCAGCAACATACATCCACCTAAGAGAAAGCATTACAATATAATCTATGTTTACGCACCACGAATGTGATTGTAGAATTATAACAGATGCGTACATGATTGCATGGTAGGAGAGATCACTTCAACAATCTGATATGCAGTTTTGATTTGTGCCGAGCTCCACCTTTTGCTTTCAGCATTTTCCCAGCCTTTGAAATCTTATCACGTTTGACTCTTTCACGAAGTTTTCAAGGAACGTAACATTACAAGCTGTTTGGCAAATGCTACACAATTGACGGCCACAAACCCTGTAATTCTGTATGCTATGcgatattttcaaatttgacgTAGGGCGGAAATACTCAACTACctgaatttgtttctgaggacaGCCGGGGCTGTCAGTTCTGTTGCCTTGTTCTATAATGATATATTCACCACTATTGCACTGTTCTATGATGATATATTTACcacttttgatttcatttgctCTGATGAGGAGAAATCCTTGCCATGCCTCAGATGCCAAATCAGCAACAGCATCGCATTCAGAACGTGAGCCGTCGGGAAACTTACTCAACGAATCTTTATAAGACACAGACCTGTAAGTAAATCAGAGTGTCTTCATAAATATTACTGTATTATTTTGACATTGCAGAAATGGCCAGTCATATGTGTATGTAAAAAGAATACACCCTATTTGGACAGACCAATGTGGGATTTGGGTCTGTATAGGTCGCTGATACCATAATTATGAAATGAGCAGAAATTGGTATGCAATGGTTATGCTCGTTACCTCAGCTGATTGTTGTACAGCGACAGCTTGGAGAATTTGCCATATGATCAAGACTCATTTACAGGCcgttgtgatatttctggaatattgccgtcTGAAGCAGACGGCTAacgtatttcatttcatttgataAACACAATCAATAAATGTGATAGATAATGAACACAAAGATTAACAGCTGTGAAAAGGGTACAGATGCATCACTATGTGTTGTCGCTAGGAACCAACAATGCTGTTGCAGGTTTGTGTGTGAATACTGTCATTTCCATTTTGAGGAGGAAATTCTCCAATGTGACACTTATTCAGTGACCTACGAAAAACCTGTATTCATCTGTGTGTAGTTCACATAAACTTAGTTTTGAAAGCAGGATATTCTGAAAATTCGATACATGAGAAACGGAATCAATGTAAACACGGTTATCATTAGATTTTGCTGTATCGTATGATAATGTACTGTCTGACCACCTGTAAATTCGGAAGGAACACAACATGGAATGACCTGCGCAAAGAAGTGAATCAAGTGATTCCAATAGTCAGGATTAAACGATGCTTCTCTCACCTTGGCAGAAAGTGGGCAGACCAAAAACATACGACGATGTTGAAGGTATCATCAGGAAGGCACTGCCTATAGAAGCTGGTGGGACACATGGAGACGAAGACCTTTTGGTTTCCAGACTCTCTCCCATTTCCTTTGACACACAGAGACATGGGTCATGGCAGCCCTTACATGATCCATAATGATCTTTTAAAGACTTCACTAATACAGCAGTCAACAGTCAACAGGAGAGTCTGAACATTCACGATCACAGCTTTCATTTCCATTGTTATTAAAATAATTACTCTCTACATTAAATAATGCAATCCTCAAGTATATCAATAAACACACGAAGCAAATTGTACCTATTACAAACACATAACCTTACAGATGTTGTATATGTGAATACATGTTTTGagtatttatataatatttCGCTCTGGTCCATTTGACAATATCGGTCAGAATACTTATTGGTTCTGG
The nucleotide sequence above comes from Haliotis asinina isolate JCU_RB_2024 chromosome 5, JCU_Hal_asi_v2, whole genome shotgun sequence. Encoded proteins:
- the LOC137284890 gene encoding uncharacterized protein; protein product: MDTRCTGVFEDQYSRSVGTIVRAQSHYFYDTVRQIIGTSVISRNETFTVGDYGCHDGSSSQDIVEYLLGALRKLHGEDLTVHIIYEDGTNNDYNALVKNVSRNGRESGNQKVFVSMCPTSFYRQCLPDDTFNIVVCFWSAHFLPRSVSYKDSLSKFPDGSRSECDAVADLASEAWQGFLLIRANEIKSGGCMLLVVPAEDTERKYGESSVHLQNLWVAMTTVWRLLRDMQHVTQREYEAANYSGYYRSEDELRAPFLDEDSPVVKAGLRIESLLIQHERIHIMSQRRKEETGNTENLTGFVPKFVSAIRSWTEYMFRQALSSRSSESRRHLINSFYDLLVEHIKQQDMYTSEWDNIIAYVVIMKK